In the genome of Dickeya fangzhongdai, one region contains:
- the glgC gene encoding glucose-1-phosphate adenylyltransferase has translation MVSTDKHDPLMLARQLPLKSVALILAGGRGTRLKDLTAYRAKPAVHFGGKYRIIDFALSNCLNSGIRRIGVITQYQSHTLVQHIQRGWSFLNTEMNEFVDLLPAQQRHDENDHWYRGTADAVCHNLDIIRRYRAEYVVILAGDHIYKMDYSRMLLDHVENGAECSVACIPVPIKEAHAFGIMSVDKDNRIVSFEEKPAKPTPMPDNPDMALASMGIYVFNADYLYRRLEEDVCTSDSSHDFGKDLIPKIVAQGHAWAHPFTLSCVTSSDNAPPYWRDVGTLEAYWRANLDLASVMPELDMYDHNWPIRSAMAALPPAKFVQDRSGSHGLTMNSLVSGGCIVSGSVVTHSVLFPRVRINSFCSIDSSVLLPDVKVGRSCRLHRCIVDRACEIPEGMVIGENAEDDNRRFYRSEEGIVLVTRAMLAKLKP, from the coding sequence ATGGTGAGTACTGACAAACACGATCCTCTGATGCTGGCCAGACAATTGCCCCTAAAATCCGTCGCGCTGATTCTGGCGGGCGGGCGAGGTACCCGACTGAAAGATTTGACCGCATACCGCGCCAAGCCGGCCGTACACTTTGGCGGTAAGTACCGAATTATCGATTTTGCTCTTTCCAACTGCCTGAATTCCGGTATCCGCCGGATTGGCGTCATTACTCAGTATCAGTCGCACACGCTGGTGCAGCACATCCAGCGCGGCTGGTCGTTCCTGAACACCGAGATGAATGAATTTGTCGATTTGCTGCCGGCGCAGCAACGACACGATGAAAACGATCACTGGTATCGCGGCACCGCCGACGCCGTGTGCCATAACCTGGATATTATCCGGCGCTATCGGGCGGAATACGTAGTGATTCTGGCCGGCGACCACATCTACAAGATGGATTATTCCCGCATGCTGCTGGACCACGTGGAGAACGGCGCCGAGTGCTCGGTAGCCTGTATCCCGGTGCCGATTAAAGAGGCGCACGCCTTCGGCATCATGAGCGTGGACAAGGATAACCGCATCGTCAGCTTTGAAGAGAAACCCGCCAAACCGACGCCGATGCCGGATAACCCGGACATGGCGCTGGCCAGCATGGGGATCTACGTGTTCAACGCCGACTATCTCTACCGGCGGCTGGAAGAAGACGTGTGCACCTCGGACTCCAGCCACGATTTCGGCAAAGACCTGATCCCGAAAATCGTGGCGCAAGGGCATGCCTGGGCGCACCCCTTCACGCTCTCCTGCGTTACCTCCTCGGACAACGCGCCGCCTTACTGGCGGGACGTGGGAACGCTGGAGGCCTACTGGCGCGCCAACCTCGATCTGGCTTCGGTCATGCCGGAACTGGACATGTACGACCACAACTGGCCGATTCGCTCGGCGATGGCGGCCTTGCCGCCCGCCAAATTCGTGCAGGACCGCTCCGGCAGCCACGGGCTGACCATGAATTCGCTGGTTTCCGGCGGGTGCATCGTCTCCGGCTCGGTGGTAACGCACTCGGTGCTATTTCCGCGGGTGCGAATCAACTCCTTCTGCAGCATCGATTCGTCGGTGTTGCTGCCGGATGTCAAAGTGGGGCGCTCATGCCGTCTGCATCGCTGCATTGTCGATCGCGCCTGCGAAATTCCGGAAGGCATGGTGATCGGCGAGAACGCCGAGGATGACAACCGTCGCTTTTATCGTTCCGAAGAAGGGATTGTGCTGGTGACGCGCGCCATGCTGGCCAAACTCAAACCTTAG
- the glgX gene encoding glycogen debranching protein GlgX: MAELLAGRPRPLGSHFDGEGVNFALFSSGASRVELCIFDGLREQRLPLTARTGDIWHGYLPDAQPGLCYGYRVDGAFEPRRGLRFNANKLLLDPCARQMDGWVVDDERLHGGYDQPDLSDSAEVMPRSVVVDEHYDWQNDRLPRTPWGQTVLYEAHVRGLTRRHPGIPAAIRGTYAALAHPVMLDYLTQLGVTALELMPIHQHADEPRLQSMGLRNYWGYNTLLPFAVDSSLAASDDPLNEFRDAVRALHQAGIEVILDVVFNHSAELDVDGPTLTLRGIDNASYYWLTENGDYHNWAGCGNVLRLEHPAVLHWVIECLTFWREVCHVDGFRFDLATILGRLPDFSSAAPFFTALRNHRSLRDCKLIAEPWDIGPGGYQLGQFPAPFAEWNDRFRDDIRRFWLHGDLPVGVLARRFAASSEVFERGSRQPWASVNMLTSHDGFTLRDLVCFNHKHNDANGEQNRDGTNSNFSFNHGTEGLEADEATQARRRVSQQALLTTLLLSQGTPMLLAGDEFGNSQQGNNNAYCQDNALAWLHWDQADDALLAFTSGLIRLRRSIPALQRGRWWRDGENDVRWLNAQGEALTPYEWEQGAHQLQIQLSERWLLLINATPQECDFSLPEGEWRVEPPFSAADHPLDGRVWRGQANAVCVLVKQ, from the coding sequence ATGGCTGAGCTGCTGGCGGGGCGCCCGCGACCATTAGGCTCTCATTTCGATGGCGAAGGCGTGAACTTCGCCTTGTTCTCATCCGGGGCGTCGCGGGTGGAATTGTGTATTTTTGACGGCCTGCGGGAGCAGCGTTTGCCGCTGACGGCCCGCACTGGCGATATCTGGCACGGTTATCTGCCGGACGCCCAGCCGGGCTTGTGCTACGGCTATCGCGTCGATGGCGCGTTCGAGCCGCGACGCGGGCTGCGTTTCAACGCCAATAAGCTGTTGCTTGACCCTTGCGCCCGGCAGATGGACGGCTGGGTGGTGGATGACGAGCGGCTGCACGGCGGTTACGACCAGCCCGACCTTTCCGACAGCGCCGAAGTGATGCCGCGCAGCGTGGTGGTGGACGAACATTACGACTGGCAGAACGACCGGCTGCCGCGCACCCCCTGGGGGCAGACGGTGCTGTACGAAGCCCACGTGCGCGGGTTGACCCGTCGACACCCCGGTATTCCGGCGGCGATACGCGGCACCTATGCTGCGCTGGCTCACCCGGTGATGCTGGATTATCTGACGCAACTGGGCGTGACCGCGCTGGAGCTGATGCCTATCCACCAGCATGCCGACGAGCCGCGTCTGCAATCAATGGGCCTGCGCAATTACTGGGGCTACAACACGCTGTTGCCGTTTGCGGTGGACAGCAGCCTGGCGGCGAGCGATGACCCGCTCAACGAGTTCCGCGACGCGGTGCGTGCGCTGCATCAGGCCGGCATCGAGGTGATTCTGGATGTGGTGTTTAACCACAGCGCGGAGCTGGATGTAGACGGCCCGACCCTGACGCTGCGCGGTATTGATAACGCCAGCTACTACTGGCTGACGGAGAACGGCGATTATCACAACTGGGCGGGGTGCGGCAACGTGCTGCGGCTTGAGCATCCGGCGGTGCTGCATTGGGTGATCGAGTGTCTGACGTTCTGGCGCGAGGTCTGCCATGTGGATGGTTTTCGTTTTGATCTGGCGACGATTCTGGGACGCCTGCCGGACTTTTCCTCCGCCGCTCCGTTCTTTACGGCCCTGCGCAATCACCGCTCGCTGCGCGACTGCAAATTGATTGCCGAACCCTGGGACATCGGTCCCGGCGGCTACCAACTGGGGCAATTCCCGGCGCCGTTCGCGGAGTGGAACGACCGCTTCCGCGACGACATACGCCGTTTCTGGCTGCATGGCGATCTCCCCGTTGGGGTGCTGGCCCGTCGTTTCGCCGCCTCCAGCGAGGTGTTTGAGCGCGGCAGCCGGCAGCCCTGGGCGTCGGTCAACATGCTGACCTCTCATGACGGTTTTACCCTGCGCGATCTGGTGTGTTTCAACCACAAGCACAACGACGCCAACGGGGAGCAAAACCGGGACGGCACCAACAGCAATTTCAGTTTCAACCACGGGACCGAGGGGCTGGAGGCGGATGAGGCGACGCAGGCGCGGCGGCGCGTCAGTCAGCAGGCGCTGCTGACCACGCTGCTGTTGTCGCAGGGAACGCCGATGCTGCTGGCGGGCGATGAATTCGGCAACAGCCAGCAGGGCAACAATAACGCCTACTGTCAGGACAACGCGCTGGCCTGGTTGCATTGGGATCAGGCGGATGACGCGTTGCTCGCGTTTACGTCCGGGTTGATCCGGCTGCGCCGGTCTATCCCTGCGTTGCAGCGGGGGCGCTGGTGGCGTGACGGCGAGAACGACGTGCGGTGGCTGAATGCGCAGGGAGAGGCATTAACGCCGTACGAATGGGAACAGGGAGCACACCAGTTGCAAATCCAGCTTTCCGAACGCTGGCTACTGTTGATCAATGCCACGCCGCAGGAATGTGATTTCTCCCTGCCGGAAGGGGAATGGCGGGTTGAGCCGCCGTTTAGCGCGGCCGACCATCCACTCGATGGGCGGGTCTGGCGCGGGCAGGCGAATGCGGTGTGCGTACTGGTAAAACAATAA
- the glgB gene encoding 1,4-alpha-glucan branching protein GlgB — protein sequence MSGFSDQNIINLLFSGHYADPFAVLGMHDTASGLEVRALLPDASDVYVVDAHSGRKVADLQCRDPRGFFSSVLPRRKKPFSYRLAVTWQQDTHVIDDPYRFGTLLQELDIWLLAEGRHLRPFETLGAHPATLDGVDGTCFAVWAPNAQRVSVVGDFNFWDGRRHPMRLRRENGVWELFVPGVGPGQLYKFEIIDCYGNVLVKSDPYAFESQMRPDTASVVGRLPPALPVDEARQHANDLQSPISIYEVHLGSWRRHTDNNFWLSYRELADQLVPYVKEMGFTHVELMPVHEHPFDGSWGYQPLGLYAPTRRFGSPDDFRYLVSAFHEAGINVLLDWVSGHFPADSYGLARFDGTALYEYADPKEGYHQDWNTLIYNFDRHEVRNYLAGNALYWTERFGVDGLRVDAVASMIYRDYSRRDGEWVPNYFGGKENLEAIGFLRYTNQMLGQHHAGAVTIAEESTDYAGVTLPPEHGGLGFHYKWNMGWMHDSLAYMQLDPVHRKYHHDLLTFGMLYAYSENFVLPLSHDEVVHGKRSLLDRMPGDAWQKFANLRAYYGFMWAYPGKKLLFMGSEFAQGREWNHDTSLDWHLLDEEEGWHAGVQQLVRDLNHCYRQHPPLYQCDYLHQGFEWVVVDDRENSVFAFIRRDVDGNEMLIISNFTPVPRDGYRVGINQPGQWREVLNTDSLHYHGSNLGNQGLVRSETVGSHSRPQSLVLTLPPLSTLYLVKEA from the coding sequence ATGTCAGGGTTTTCTGATCAGAACATTATTAATCTCCTTTTTTCCGGCCATTACGCCGATCCTTTTGCGGTACTGGGTATGCATGACACCGCCTCGGGGCTGGAAGTGCGCGCGCTGCTTCCCGATGCCAGCGACGTGTACGTGGTGGACGCACACAGCGGACGTAAAGTGGCGGACCTGCAATGCCGGGACCCGCGCGGTTTTTTCTCGTCGGTGCTGCCCCGCCGCAAAAAGCCGTTCAGCTATCGGCTGGCGGTGACCTGGCAGCAGGATACGCATGTTATTGATGACCCTTATCGTTTTGGCACGCTGTTGCAGGAGTTGGATATCTGGCTATTGGCGGAAGGGCGCCATTTGCGGCCGTTTGAAACGTTGGGCGCGCATCCGGCTACGTTGGATGGCGTCGATGGCACCTGTTTTGCCGTCTGGGCGCCGAATGCCCAGCGAGTGTCGGTGGTGGGCGATTTCAATTTCTGGGACGGCCGCCGCCATCCGATGCGTCTGCGGCGCGAAAACGGCGTGTGGGAGCTGTTTGTGCCGGGCGTCGGGCCGGGTCAGCTGTACAAGTTCGAGATTATCGACTGTTACGGCAATGTGCTGGTGAAATCCGACCCCTATGCGTTCGAGTCGCAGATGCGTCCGGATACCGCATCGGTGGTCGGCCGTCTGCCGCCCGCGTTGCCGGTGGATGAAGCGCGGCAACACGCCAACGATCTGCAATCGCCGATTTCCATTTACGAGGTGCATTTAGGGTCATGGCGGCGGCACACCGACAATAATTTCTGGCTCAGCTACCGCGAACTGGCGGACCAACTGGTGCCGTACGTGAAAGAAATGGGATTTACCCATGTTGAACTGATGCCGGTGCATGAGCACCCGTTTGACGGCAGCTGGGGCTATCAGCCGCTGGGGTTATACGCGCCCACCCGTCGTTTCGGTTCGCCGGACGATTTCCGCTATCTGGTGTCGGCCTTTCATGAGGCGGGCATCAATGTGCTGCTGGACTGGGTATCCGGCCATTTCCCGGCGGACAGCTACGGGCTGGCGCGTTTTGACGGCACCGCGCTGTACGAATACGCCGACCCGAAAGAAGGCTACCACCAGGACTGGAACACGCTGATTTATAACTTTGATCGCCACGAAGTGCGCAACTATCTGGCGGGCAACGCGTTGTACTGGACGGAGCGCTTTGGCGTCGACGGGCTGCGGGTCGACGCGGTGGCCTCGATGATTTACCGCGATTACAGCCGCCGCGACGGGGAATGGGTGCCGAACTATTTCGGCGGCAAGGAGAATCTGGAGGCGATCGGCTTCCTGCGCTACACCAATCAGATGCTGGGGCAGCATCATGCCGGCGCGGTCACCATCGCCGAAGAATCCACCGATTACGCCGGGGTGACGTTGCCGCCGGAGCATGGCGGGCTGGGTTTCCACTACAAGTGGAACATGGGCTGGATGCATGACTCGCTGGCCTACATGCAACTGGACCCGGTACACCGCAAATACCACCACGACCTGCTGACCTTCGGCATGCTGTACGCCTATAGCGAAAACTTCGTGCTGCCGCTGTCGCATGACGAAGTGGTGCACGGCAAGCGCTCGCTGCTGGATAGGATGCCCGGCGACGCCTGGCAGAAGTTCGCCAACCTGCGCGCCTACTACGGTTTCATGTGGGCGTACCCCGGCAAGAAGCTGCTGTTCATGGGCAGTGAATTTGCGCAGGGGCGGGAGTGGAACCATGACACCAGCCTGGACTGGCATCTGCTGGATGAGGAGGAAGGCTGGCACGCCGGGGTGCAGCAACTGGTGCGCGACCTCAACCACTGTTACCGCCAGCATCCGCCGCTCTATCAGTGCGACTACCTGCATCAGGGCTTCGAATGGGTGGTGGTGGACGACCGGGAAAACTCGGTGTTCGCCTTTATCCGGCGCGATGTCGACGGCAACGAAATGCTGATCATCAGCAACTTTACGCCGGTGCCTCGGGACGGCTATCGCGTCGGCATCAACCAGCCGGGGCAGTGGCGCGAGGTGCTTAATACCGACTCCTTGCATTACCACGGCAGTAACCTTGGCAATCAGGGACTGGTGCGCAGCGAAACGGTGGGTAGCCATTCCCGGCCGCAGTCGCTGGTGCTGACGCTGCCGCCGCTCTCCACCTTATATCTGGTGAAGGAGGCGTAA
- a CDS encoding sensor histidine kinase: MISQIDLILSLLQQTCVYLVIAYLLSKTPLFIPLTQVTIRLPHKLICYLTFSMFCILGTYFGLHIDDSIANTRAIGALLGGVLGGPSVGVLVGLTGGLHRYSLGGMTALACMVSTIAEGLAGGLLHRYLTRRHRVDLLFQPLVIAAATLLVEVLQMSIILLLSRPFGDALTLVKSIALPMIITNSVGAAMFMRILLDRRAMFEKYTSAFSARALQIAARAEGALREGFNPRTSMRVARILYEELGVGAVAITDREKLLAFVGTGDDHHTAGSLITSPFTHQAIDHNQVVYADGNEAPFNCSISPHCKLGSTLVIPLRGEEQRVIGTIKLYEPKNKLFSSINRTLGEGIGHLLSAQIFAGRFEQQKQLLAQSEIKLLHAQVNPHFLFNALNTLSAIIRRNPDQARQLVLSLSTFFRKNLKRSSDEVALSDELEHVDAYLEIEKARFANLLTVDIAIPPSLRAARLPAFSLQPLVENAIKHGISQMLDNGHLRIDARTHANMLELTVEDNAGTYHPRNGGDGLGMNLVDRRIKARYGHHYGITVTSEPEHFTRVRVRVPLRVG, translated from the coding sequence ATGATAAGCCAAATCGATCTGATTCTGTCATTGCTGCAACAAACATGCGTCTATCTGGTCATTGCCTATCTATTGAGCAAAACTCCGCTGTTTATTCCGCTGACGCAGGTCACCATCCGCCTGCCGCATAAACTGATCTGCTACCTGACCTTCTCGATGTTCTGCATCCTCGGCACCTATTTTGGCCTGCATATCGACGATTCCATCGCCAATACCCGCGCCATCGGCGCGCTGCTGGGCGGCGTACTGGGCGGGCCGTCGGTGGGGGTGCTGGTCGGGCTGACCGGCGGTTTGCATCGCTATTCCCTCGGCGGCATGACCGCGCTGGCCTGTATGGTTTCCACTATCGCGGAAGGGCTGGCCGGCGGCCTGCTGCACCGCTACCTGACCCGCCGCCATCGCGTCGATCTGCTGTTCCAGCCGCTGGTCATCGCCGCCGCCACCCTGCTGGTGGAAGTGTTGCAGATGAGCATCATCCTGCTGTTGTCGCGGCCATTCGGCGACGCGCTGACGCTGGTCAAAAGCATCGCGCTGCCGATGATCATCACCAACAGCGTCGGAGCGGCGATGTTCATGCGCATCCTGCTGGACCGGCGGGCGATGTTCGAGAAATACACGTCGGCGTTTTCCGCCCGGGCGTTGCAGATTGCCGCCCGCGCCGAAGGGGCGCTGCGGGAAGGATTTAATCCGAGAACCAGTATGCGGGTGGCGCGCATCCTGTATGAAGAGTTGGGCGTCGGCGCGGTCGCCATCACCGATCGGGAAAAATTGCTGGCGTTCGTCGGTACCGGCGACGATCACCACACGGCCGGCTCGCTGATCACCTCGCCGTTCACCCATCAGGCCATCGACCACAATCAGGTGGTGTACGCCGACGGCAACGAAGCGCCCTTCAACTGTTCCATCTCGCCGCACTGTAAGCTTGGGTCCACGCTGGTGATCCCGCTGCGCGGCGAAGAACAGCGGGTGATCGGCACCATCAAGCTGTATGAACCGAAAAACAAGCTGTTCTCCAGCATCAACCGGACGCTGGGAGAAGGCATCGGTCACCTGCTGTCGGCCCAGATTTTCGCCGGCCGTTTTGAGCAACAGAAACAATTGCTGGCGCAGTCCGAAATCAAGCTGTTGCACGCTCAGGTCAACCCGCACTTCCTGTTCAACGCCCTCAATACCCTGTCGGCGATTATTCGCCGCAACCCGGATCAGGCGCGTCAGTTGGTGCTGTCGCTATCCACCTTCTTTCGCAAAAACCTCAAGCGCAGCAGTGACGAAGTGGCTCTCAGCGATGAGCTGGAGCATGTCGACGCCTACCTTGAAATCGAAAAGGCGCGTTTCGCCAATCTGCTGACGGTGGACATTGCCATTCCGCCGTCGCTCAGGGCCGCCAGGCTACCGGCCTTTTCCCTGCAACCTCTGGTGGAAAACGCCATCAAGCACGGCATTTCCCAAATGCTGGACAACGGCCATTTGCGCATTGACGCCCGCACCCACGCCAACATGCTGGAGCTGACGGTGGAGGACAACGCCGGGACTTATCACCCGCGCAACGGCGGCGACGGGCTGGGCATGAATCTGGTGGACCGGCGCATCAAGGCGCGTTACGGCCATCACTACGGCATCACCGTCACCAGCGAGCCGGAACATTTTACCCGCGTGCGGGTACGAGTGCCGCTGCGGGTGGGATAA
- the cspE gene encoding transcription antiterminator/RNA stability regulator CspE, producing MSNKMTGSVKWFNETKGFGFITPADGSKDVFVHFSAIQSDSFKTLYEGQKVEFVIGNGPKGPSAENVVGL from the coding sequence ATGTCTAATAAAATGACTGGTTCAGTAAAATGGTTTAACGAAACTAAAGGTTTTGGCTTCATCACTCCGGCTGACGGCAGCAAAGACGTGTTCGTTCACTTCTCCGCCATTCAGAGCGATAGCTTCAAAACTCTGTACGAAGGCCAGAAAGTTGAATTCGTTATCGGCAACGGCCCGAAAGGTCCTTCCGCTGAAAACGTTGTAGGGCTGTAA
- the nikR gene encoding nickel-responsive transcriptional regulator NikR codes for MQRLTISLDDPLAEALDALMLRKGYANRSEAFRDMLRRELGEMTVAQDKNAECVAVLSYVYDHHERQLSSRLAGMQHEHHHLTVSTMHTHLSHDECVETVILRGPTERVEQFAASVIAQTGVRHGRLNLIPMDHAANGAEPVKHK; via the coding sequence ATGCAACGACTGACGATTTCTCTGGATGACCCGCTGGCCGAGGCGCTGGACGCGTTGATGCTGCGTAAAGGCTATGCCAACCGGTCGGAAGCGTTTCGCGATATGCTGCGGCGTGAGCTGGGCGAAATGACGGTGGCACAGGATAAAAACGCGGAATGCGTGGCGGTGCTGAGCTATGTATACGACCATCACGAACGCCAACTGTCGAGCCGGCTGGCCGGCATGCAGCATGAGCATCATCACCTCACCGTGTCCACCATGCATACCCATCTGAGCCATGATGAGTGCGTGGAAACCGTGATTCTGCGCGGGCCGACCGAGCGGGTGGAACAGTTCGCCGCGTCGGTCATCGCCCAGACCGGCGTGCGTCACGGCCGATTGAACCTGATCCCGATGGATCATGCCGCCAATGGCGCGGAACCGGTAAAGCACAAATAA